A single genomic interval of Prionailurus viverrinus isolate Anna chromosome A2, UM_Priviv_1.0, whole genome shotgun sequence harbors:
- the LOC125160217 gene encoding olfactory receptor-like protein OLF4, producing the protein MMSPIIFPRGQCNLMEPGNDTRTSEFLLLGFSEGPDLQPLVFELFLSMYLITVFGNLLILLAVSSDSRLHTPMYFFLANLSFVDICITSTTVPKMLWNIQTQSKVITYEDCITQVNFFIIFSGLDICLLAIMAYDTFVAICHPLHYTVIMNPRLCALLVLMSWITSVLHSLLQTSMVLRLSFCTGLEIPHFFCELNQMIQLACSDTFLNNLVMYFAAILVGGGPFVGILYSYSKIVSSIRGISSALGKYKAFSTCASHLSVVSLFYCTGLGVYLSSASTQSSDSSATASVMYAVVTPMLNPFIYSLRNRDIKRALKRFSAMAVRKGPIVLRLKNFPGLQASRS; encoded by the coding sequence ATGATGTCTCCCATCATCTTTCCTCGTGGTCAGTGCAACCTCATGGAACCAGGAAATGATACACGGACATCAGAATTTCTGCTTCTGGGGTTTTCAGAGGGTCCAGATCTGCAGCCCCTCGTATTTGAGCTTTTCCTCTCCATGTACCTGATCACTGTGTTTGGCAACCTGCTCATCCTCCTGGCCGTCAGCTCTGACTCCCGCCTCCAcacgcccatgtacttcttcctggccaacctgTCCTTTGTAGACATCTGCATCACCTCCACCACCGTCCCGAAGATGCTCTGGAACATCCAGACACAGAGCAAAGTCATAACCTATGAGGACTGCATCACACAGGTGAACTTTTTCATAATCTTTTCAGGATTGGACATCTGCCTCCTGGCCATTATGGCCTATGACACgtttgtggccatctgtcaccccTTACACTACACGGTCATCATGAACCCCCGGCTCTGTGCACTGCTGGTCCTGATGTCCTGGATCACGAGTGTCCTGCATTCCTTGTTGCAAACTTCAATGGTGTTGCGCCTGTCCTTCTGTACAGGCTTGGAAATCCcccactttttctgtgaactcaATCAGATGATCCAACTTGCCTGTTCTGACACCTTTCTTAATAACTTGGTGATGTATTTTGCAGCTATCCTAGTGGGTGGCGGTCCTTTCGTTGGGATCCTTTACTCTTACTCCAAGATAGTTTCCTCCATACGTGGGATTTCATCAGCTCTGGGCAAGTATAAGGCATTTTCCACCTGTGCATCTCACCTCTCGGTTGTCTCTCTATTTTATTGTACTGGCCTGGGAGTGTACCTCAGCTCTGCTTCTACCCAGAGCTCCGACTCAAGTGCCACAGCCTCGGTGATGTATGCGGTGGTCAcgcccatgctgaaccccttcatctacagcctgaggaacagagATATAAAGAGGGCTCTGAAGAGATTCTCTGCGATGGCAGTTAGAAAAGGTCCAATTGTCCTGCGGTTGAAGAATTTCCCAGGATTGCAAGCCTCAAGGTCTTAG
- the LOC125159004 gene encoding LOW QUALITY PROTEIN: olfactory receptor-like protein OLF4 (The sequence of the model RefSeq protein was modified relative to this genomic sequence to represent the inferred CDS: deleted 1 base in 1 codon) has protein sequence MNPGNETQISDFFLLGFSERPKLQPLIFGLFLSMYLITVFGNLLILLAISSDSCLHTPMYFFLANLSFVDICFTTTTVPKMLWTIQTQSKHITYENCITQMYFFLLFAGLDIFLLTVMAYDRFVAICHPLHYMVIMNPRLCGLLVLVSWIMCVLNSLLQTLMVLGLSFCTTLEISHFFCELNQMIQLACPDTFINNLVMYLAAMLLGGASLAGILYSYSKIVSSIRGISSAQGKYKAFSTCASHLSVVSLFFCTSLGVTSALLLPRAPTQVPQPR, from the exons ATGAATCCaggaaatgaaacacaaatctcagatttttttcttctgggattttcaGAGAGACCAAAACTGCAGCCCCTCATATTTGGGCTTTTCCTCTCCATGTACCTGATCACAGTGTTTGGGAACCTGCTCATCCtcctggccatcagctctgactcctgcctccacacccccatgtacttcttcctggccaacctgtcctttgtagacatctgcttcaccaccaccaccgtccCAAAGATGCTTTGGACCATCCAGACACAGAGCAAACACATAACCTATGAGAACTGCATCACACAGATgtattttttcctgctctttgcaGGATTAGACATCTTTCTTCTGAcagtgatggcctatgaccgctttgtggccatctgtcaccccCTACACTACATGGTCATCATGAATCCCCGGCTCTGTGGACTGCTGGTTCTGGTGTCCTGGATCATGTGTGTCCTGAATTCCTTGTTACAAACCTTAATGGTGTTGGGGCTGTCCTTCTGTACAACCTTGGAAATCTcccactttttctgtgaactcaATCAGATGATCCAACTTGCCTGTCCTGACACCTTTATTAATAACTTGGTGATGTATCTTGCAGCTATGCTGCTGGGTGGTGCTTCGTTGGCCGGGATCCTTTACTCGTACTCTAAGATAGTTTCCTCCATCCGTGGGATATCATCAGCTCAGGGCAAGTATAAGGCATTTTCCACCTGTGCATCTCACCTGTCGGTTGTCTCCTTATTTTTTTGTACGAGCCTAGGAGTG ACCTCAGCTCTGCTTCTACCCAGAGCTCCCACTCAAGTGCCACAGCCTCGGTGA
- the LOC125161154 gene encoding olfactory receptor-like protein OLF4, whose translation MEPSNETQFSKFLLLGFSEEPGMQPLIFGLFLSMYLITVFGNLLIILAISTDPNLHTPMYFFLANLSFVDICFTSTTVPKMLVNIQTQSKVITYAGCITQIYFLILFAVMDIFLLSVMAYDRFVAICHPLHYTIIMNPWLCGLLVLVSWIMCVLHSLLQSLMMLRLSFCTHLHIPHFFCELNQMLQLACSDTFLNNVVMYLAAVLLAGGPFIGILYSYSKIVASIRGISSAQGKCKAFSTCASHLSVVSLFYCTMLGVYLSSAATHSSRSSATASVMYTVVTPMLNPFIYSLRNKDMKRALKAFFGKETLTWPIVIRLKKCL comes from the coding sequence ATGGAACCAAGCAATGAAACAcaattttcaaagtttcttcttctgggattttcAGAGGAACCAGGAATGCAGCCCCTCATATTTGGGCTTTTCCTCTCCATGTACCTGATCACTGTGTTTGGAAATCTGCTCATCATCttggccatcagcacagaccccaacctccacacgcccatgtacttcttcctggccaacctgTCCTTTGTAGACATCTGTTTCACCTCTACCACCGTCCCAAAGATGCTGGTGAACATCCAGACTCAGAGCAAAGTCATAACCTATGCAGGCTGTAtcacacagatttattttctcatactCTTTGCTGTGATGGACATCTTCCTCCTGAgtgtgatggcctatgaccggtttgtggccatctgtcaccccCTGCACTACACGATCATCATGAACCCCTGGCTCTGTGGGCTGCTGGTTCTGGTGTCCTGGATCATGTGTGTCCTGCATTCCCTGTTACAAAGTTTAATGATGTTGCGGCTGTCCTTCTGTACACACTTGCATATCCCCCACTTTTTTTGTGAACTTAATCAGATGCTCCAACTGGCCTGTTCTGATACCTTTCTTAATAACGTGGTGATGTATCTTGCAGCTGTCTTGTTGGCTGGTGGTCCCTTCATTGGGATCCTTTACTCTTACTCTAAGATAGTTGCCTCCATACGTGGGATCTCATCAGCTCAGGGAAAGTGTAAAGCATTTTCCACCTGTGCATCTCATCTATCGGTTGTCTCCTTATTTTATTGTACGATGCTCGGCGTGTACCTTAGCTCTGCTGCTACCCACAGCTCACGGTCAAGTGCCACAGCCTCGGTGATGTACACGGTGGTCAcgcccatgctgaaccccttcatctacagcTTGAGgaacaaagacatgaaaagggCTCTGAAAGCATTCTTTGGGAAGGAGACCCTTACATGGCCAATCGTGATAAGATTGAAGAAGTGCCTCTGA